TCCTCGTCGCGGTAGATCAGGAACATCAGCAGGTGGCGCTGGAGCAGCGGCGCGCAGGCGCGGACCATCAGTTCCGCGCTGGTCGGATCGGTGAACTCTGTGAACAGGACGATCAGCGTGCGGCGATCGAGCGTCTGCGCGAGCCGGGTGAGGCCGAGCGTATGGTTCGCCTCGCGTGTACCATAGTCGATCCCGGCGGCGAGGCGTTGCAGGCGCGGAAAGCTGGCGATGCCGGCCGAGATCGCGCCGGCCGCGATCGGCTGCTCGGCATAGGCGAACAGGCCGACGCGATCGTCCAGCTTCAGCGCGACATAGGCGGCCAGCAAGGCGGCCGAGACGGCGCGATCGAGGCGCGGCACCCCGCCCAGCGGCTCGGCCATGGCGCGGCCGGCGTCGATCGCGAGCATGATCTGGTTGTTGCGCTCGATCTGCCAGTCCTTGGCGAGCAGGGTGGCGTGGCGGGCGGACTGCTTCCAGTCGATCGAGCGCCGGTCCATGCCGGTCGACCACGGCACCAGCGACTGGAATTCGCTGCCGGTGCCGACCTGTCGCCGCGCGGTTTCGCCGGTCTGCGCCTGCTGGATGAGCAACTGGCTCTGCTCGCGCACCGGGCGAAGATCGGCGGTGATCAGCACGCGATCGTCGCGCAGTTCGCGGCGCTGCTTCCAGATCAGCCCGAGCGGCCCCTTCCAGCGCAGCCATACCGCAGAAAGGCGGCCGATGCCCCGTCGCGCGGCCTCGAAGTCGATCGTTTGGACGGTCTGTCCGGCGGCGAAATCCGCGCGGACGGAGTCGATCGGAACAAGGCGATCGTTGGCGTCCACGGAGGACTGCACCCGGCTGCGCGCGGTGATGCCGAGCGTGAGCGCCACGCGACTGCCGACTGGCGCCGTGCCCGGCAGGCGTAAATCGCTCGCAACCTGGTGGCCGCCCGGTGCCATGGCGGTGTCCAGCACGAGCAACAGCAGCACGAACAGCATCCAGCCGAAGCCGATCGTCCACAGCCCCGGCCAGACGACGCCGATCATCAGTGACGCCGGCGCACCGGCCGCCATCAGCAGCACCGCGCGCGCGGTCGGGTACAGGCCGCCGCCGGATCGGGCCGGGCGCCATCTCATCGCGGCGCGGCGACCTCCGCGATCAGGGTGGCGACCACCTCCTCGGGCTTGCGCCCGTCGATCTCCGCGGTCGGCGAGAGGGCGATGCGGTGGCGCAGCACGGCGGGTGCCAGCGCCCGCACATCGTCCGGCACCACATAGTCGCGCCCGTCCAGCGCGGCGGCGGCGCGGGCGGCACCGGCCAGCATCGCGGCGGCGCGGGGGGAGGCGCCTGCGGTGAGCTCGATGCTGGTCCGCGTCGCGCGGATCAGGCGGACGATATAGGCGACCACCTCGTCGACCAGCGTGACAGCCGAGACGGCGGCCAGCGCCTCGGCGAGCGTGGCGGCATCGGCCTGCCGCGCTATGCCCCAGCGCTGCGGCGTGGTCGAACCGCGATCAGCGCCATGGCTGGCGACGATGCGGATCTCCTCGGCCTCGTCGGGATAATCGACCAGCAGCTTGAACAGGAAGCGATCGAGCTGCGCTTCGGGCAGCGGATAGACGCCCTGATTCTCGATCGGGTTCTGGGTCGCCACCACCATGAAGCGATCGCCGAGCGGGTGGGACACGCCATCGAGCGTCACCGATCGCTCCTGCATCGCCTCGAGCAGCGCGGCCTGGGTCTTGGGCGGGGCGCGGTTGATCTCGTCGGAGAGCAGCAGGTCGCAGAAGATCGGGCCGCGCGTCAGCGAGAATTGCGAGGTCTGGAAGTTGAAGATGTTGGAGCCGGTGATGTCGCCGGGCATCAGATCGGGAGTGAACTGGATGCGCTTGAAATCCAGGCCCACGGTGGCGGCGAAGCATTGCGCGAGGAAGGTCTTGGCGGTGCCGGGCGGTCCTTCCAGCAGCACATGGCCGCCAGAGAACAGCGCGATCAGCAGATGGCGGATCGTCTGGTCCTGGCCGACCACCGCCTTGCCGATCTCGCCGGCGATGCGTTCGCCGAGCCCCTTTACGTCGTCCAGCGTCATCGCGTGCGGTTCCTTCTCCAGCGATACAGCGCGCGCGCCGCACCGAGCAATTGGTCACGATCCTCGGCCGCCTCGGCGCGCCAGGCGAGCGTCGCATAAGGCGGATCGCCGGCATTGCGGCCGGCACGATCGAGATAATGGTCCAGAGCCTCTCCCGAGAGGCGGGCCGGCGCATGGGTCGCCTGCGCGGTGAGATCGCGGGTGAGCGCGGCATAGGCGGCGCCGACGCGATGCTCCCTGCGCGCGGCGCGGAACAGCATCGCCGCATTGTCCACCAGCGTGCGCTTGCCCATCGCGATGGCACGGCCGGCGGCGATCGGCGCGCCGAAGCGGACGGCACCGTGCAGCCCGGCGAGCAGCGCCGCCAGCACGATGCAGAGCGTCACCGGCAGGAAGGGCGGCTGGAAGATCAACCGGAGCGGGCTCTTGTCCGCCTGCTTGGCGAAGCCGTTCATGGTCAGGTCGAAGGCGATCTCGTTGGTGGTGGAGAGATCGTCGATCACCTGCCAGCCCTGCCGTGCGGTCCACGGATCGGCGAGGCCCTGGTTGTTGAGCAGGTCAGGATCGGCCAGGACGTAAACGGGTCGCCCGATCAGCTTGCCCATCACCACCCGTCCATCGCGATCGAGCAGCATCGGCGTGAAGCCCATGCCGACGAGCCGCTGCTGTTCCCGCTGCCCGCCGATCGCGGCGCGGGCGAGGCGCGGGATGGCGGCCGGTTGCGGCGGGATCACTGTCTTGCGGAACGGCGTCTGGTCGACCGCCAGCTTGGGGGCGATCTTGTCGAGCGCGGCAATCGCGCCCTCCGGCCAGATGGTGTTGACCTTGAGGCTCCATTCGCGATTATCCGGCATCGGCCGGGTCAGCCACTTGGGCAGCACGATCAGCGTCGGATGACCGGCGCGCGCCGCCAGCAGCCTGGCGAGCTGCGCACCGTCGCTGTCATATTCGGGCGTCACGATCAGCAGCGCGGACGAACCGAGCAGATCGGTGTCGCGGACGATCAGCGAATGGCTGCCGATCGCATCGGTCAATTCCACCAGCCCGGCATAGCCGTTGCCGGAGGTCGAGAGGGCGTGGCCGCGCGCGTCGTGCCCGCCCTGGAATGGCGGGGCGAAGGCGATCAGCAGCAGGAAGCCGGCGAAGGCGATCACCGCGACGCCGACGATCAGCAGCACGGTGCGCGGGCGGAAGGGGGGCTGTTCGGCAGTCGCGCTCATCGCCAGTTCCCGGCGAGCGCGAAGTCGGCATAGGCGTCGCGCGCCCGATACCACGCATCGGCGGTGGCACCGCGATCGGCGAACAGGCTGATTTCCACCACCTCGGCGATGGCGCCGAACGCGGGGCGGGCGGCGGCAGGAATCTCGGGCGTGGCGACGAGATCGCGGCTCGTCGTGTCGGCGCGGACGAGGCCGGGGCGCTTCCGGGTGATATCCTCCACCGATCGCAGCAGGATCAGCCGCGCGGCCTCGGCGTAGCGGCCGGCGGCAGCCAGTGCGTCGGCCTCGGCGAGCAACGCGCGCGCGGGCGCCGCATCGGGCTGCCATTCCGGTTCCGCGGTGGCGGTTTCGGCGGGCGAACCTCGCCACGGCCAGCGGATATCGATGAACTGGCTGACGATCATGTACAGGATGAACAGCGCCAGCCCCGCCAGCACGACCCAGGTCAGCACCCGCAGCAACGGCCACGCATGACGGATCCAATAGGCGAGCACTTCCAGCCAGTGCGGGGTGCGCGGGCGCGGCGCGGGCGGCAGCGCGAACTGGATGCGGGAATCGGCGAGGACATGGGCATGGGCGTTCGCGAAGGCATGCCTGCCTGCGTTGGCTGCTCCGGAACCCCCAGACGATGGCACGCGCTACAAACCCCCAGCCTGCCCCCAGGCTGCGGCGAGACTATCCGTTTCGGCGTGGCGCGCAATCCCTGCCGGCATGCGCTGGACAGATCGTTTCGCCGGATGACAATATCGGGCAGGGGGACGACACGGGGAATCGGAAAATGGGGACGGCATTGATCACCGTGGTGATCTTGTTGGGGGGGCCGTTGGTCACGCTCGGGATCTGGCTGTGGCTCCGATCGCGCCGCGCGCCGGTGGCGCTGATCGAACCGCTCGATCTGGGCGAAGTGCTGGCGAAGGCCTTTTCGGTCTTCATGCCGGCCGGATGGCCGCTGATCCTGCTGGCTGCCGTGCTGATCGGCTTGCCGCAGGGCGCTTATTATCTTCTCGTCCAGCCGATCGTGCTCGAGCGCACCCAGGCCTTCGCTACCACGGCCGGCCACACGCCGAATCCGCTCGCGGCATTTCAGGCGATGATGTCCGCGCCGGTGCTCACCGGCATATTGGCCGAATTTCTGTTGGCCTCCGCATTTTACGTCGCGGCCTTCCTGTTCCTCGTTCGCCGCTTCGAGGGCAGGCCGATCACGATCGGCGCGGCACTCGCCGCGACACCCGCCCGCCTGCTGCCGGCATTCGGCGTCGCTCTGCTCGGCTATATCGGCGTGCTGCTCGGCATGGTCGTCTTCATCCTGCCCGGCATCATCCTCATCCTGAGCTGGTGCGTGGTCGTCCCGGTTCTGGTCTGCGAGGATGCCGGATGGCTGGCCAGCTTCAGCCGCAGCCGCTGGCTGACGATCGGTTCGCGCGGGCGGATATTGGCGCTGCTCCTGCTCGTCGTCGTGACGATGATCCTGCTCATGCTCCCGACCGGCGCCTTGACTGGCGTCCTGGCCGGGCACGCGACGCAGGCGTCGCCGCTGTTCCCCGCGATCTGGCATGTCGTGTTCGGCATCGTCATGGCATTCTTCCAGGCGGCCTTGCTGTCGGCCCTCTACGTCGAATTGCGACGGATCAAGGACGGCACCTCGGCGCCGAGCCTGGCCGAAGTGTTCGCCTGACGCGTATTTCAGGCGCGACGCAGGCCGGACACCTAGCGGGTGCAACCTGATCGACGGGCCGGTTGACAGGCCCGTTGATGGAGAATGCCGATGAAGACCCTTCATATCGCGATGGCGTGCAGCCTGATCGCCTCCTTCGGTCTTGCGACCGCAGGCCACGCCCGGCCGCCGCATCATCGCATCTGCAAGGTGACGTGGGCCCATCACCACAAGGTTCGCCGCTGCCGTTAGGCTGAGATCGCGTCGCCGTCGCCCTCGGGCCGGCGGCGAAATACGCACCGCGCGACCTTGCCGTCGAGCCTGGCTCTGCGCGCGTCATCTGCCGGTCCTGGCGTGGAGAAACCCGTCTCCGTAACCGAGCGGACA
This genomic window from Sphingomonas abietis contains:
- a CDS encoding DUF58 domain-containing protein, which gives rise to MRWRPARSGGGLYPTARAVLLMAAGAPASLMIGVVWPGLWTIGFGWMLFVLLLLVLDTAMAPGGHQVASDLRLPGTAPVGSRVALTLGITARSRVQSSVDANDRLVPIDSVRADFAAGQTVQTIDFEAARRGIGRLSAVWLRWKGPLGLIWKQRRELRDDRVLITADLRPVREQSQLLIQQAQTGETARRQVGTGSEFQSLVPWSTGMDRRSIDWKQSARHATLLAKDWQIERNNQIMLAIDAGRAMAEPLGGVPRLDRAVSAALLAAYVALKLDDRVGLFAYAEQPIAAGAISAGIASFPRLQRLAAGIDYGTREANHTLGLTRLAQTLDRRTLIVLFTEFTDPTSAELMVRACAPLLQRHLLMFLIYRDEELEGLAAAEPETLEDVTRAVAAQALLRDRAIVAARLKRMGVHIVEARHDAAGTALVEAYLGLKRQGII
- a CDS encoding AAA family ATPase, which translates into the protein MTLDDVKGLGERIAGEIGKAVVGQDQTIRHLLIALFSGGHVLLEGPPGTAKTFLAQCFAATVGLDFKRIQFTPDLMPGDITGSNIFNFQTSQFSLTRGPIFCDLLLSDEINRAPPKTQAALLEAMQERSVTLDGVSHPLGDRFMVVATQNPIENQGVYPLPEAQLDRFLFKLLVDYPDEAEEIRIVASHGADRGSTTPQRWGIARQADAATLAEALAAVSAVTLVDEVVAYIVRLIRATRTSIELTAGASPRAAAMLAGAARAAAALDGRDYVVPDDVRALAPAVLRHRIALSPTAEIDGRKPEEVVATLIAEVAAPR
- a CDS encoding DUF4350 domain-containing protein; this translates as MSATAEQPPFRPRTVLLIVGVAVIAFAGFLLLIAFAPPFQGGHDARGHALSTSGNGYAGLVELTDAIGSHSLIVRDTDLLGSSALLIVTPEYDSDGAQLARLLAARAGHPTLIVLPKWLTRPMPDNREWSLKVNTIWPEGAIAALDKIAPKLAVDQTPFRKTVIPPQPAAIPRLARAAIGGQREQQRLVGMGFTPMLLDRDGRVVMGKLIGRPVYVLADPDLLNNQGLADPWTARQGWQVIDDLSTTNEIAFDLTMNGFAKQADKSPLRLIFQPPFLPVTLCIVLAALLAGLHGAVRFGAPIAAGRAIAMGKRTLVDNAAMLFRAARREHRVGAAYAALTRDLTAQATHAPARLSGEALDHYLDRAGRNAGDPPYATLAWRAEAAEDRDQLLGAARALYRWRRNRTR